The genomic window TCAGTGAGTTGTTTCTCATTTCCAGCTTCTTCAGTGTCTTACTGGCTCTTATTGCAGTGCACAAGTCTTCAACGCAGGCATTGGTCAGCTGGGTCATTTCAAcactacaaaacaaacagaccaaCATTTAAATGTAGTGGACTATAATGTGGTGATTATGATCACATCATTTTTTTCAACTCACTCCAGCTCTTCCAACAGGCAGCTTGGGTGTGCAACAGCATCCCAGAGATGTTTAACCCCTTGGTCTCCTACTTTATTTAAACCCACGCTCAGGGACTTCAGTTGAGAAGTCCCACTTTTCAGCACTGAGCCCAGTTCCTCAAAGACTGGTTGAGTTAACTCACATCGTGTCAAACTGTAGGGTGGGGCAAAGCACACAATAATGCTGTTATCTGAAATTCACTAAATATTTGAGAAAGGTGTTGCTCTGTCACTAAAAAGTTAATACAAATGAGTCTACCCAAGTTTTTCTAAAGGGCAACCAGGCCGTCTCAGGGCTTGGCAGAGCAACAGCGCCCCCTCCTGGCCTAACTCATTCACTGACAGCTCCAGCTCTGATAGAGTACAGTACTCCGACATTAAGGCCTCCTTCAGATGAGAGCAGCATGCGCCTGTCAGCTGGCACGTATAGAGACTAAAAGAAAAGttaaaaggcagaaaaatatgtagtggtgtgatttttgtgttcttatattttactttttttttttttttaaaatctacagatgcagttttatttaaacagtctTACTTGAGGCTCTGTAGTTTACAGAGTGGATGTTGCAGGGATACGCACAAAGCCTCCACTCCGCTGTCATCCATCGTGTTTCGTGCCAGTATCACTTTTTTCAGCTCTGATTGTCCAGAACGCAAAGCTGCAGAAAAAACCTTCATGGACGCTTCAGTCAGATCACATCTGTCAAGCCTTTCAATAAACAATAATTATGTGTGTATGTCAgtgatttaaataaaagcagacaGGATACAAAAGTTTTAATGAAAACTACACTATTGAAGTACATACTTGAGTTCTTGAAGTTTGCAGTGAGGGCTATGCAGTGCGTCGCACAGTTTTGCAAATCCCTGGTCCTCAATCTTATTGAATGACATTACTAACAAGCATAGCTGAGAGGTGCCTGAGGTCAGCACAGAAACCAGGTCTTCACAGCTTTCCTCTGTCAGATTGCAACTTTGAAGACTAAAACCCAAAGCAGGTAAATCATTCTtccaattttaaaaacaaagattgcttaaaaaaaaagggcaatTCTTACCATAATTCTTGTATCTTGCAGTCTCTGAGTCCAGTGCAGAGGATTTTGAACTTTTCGTCACCAAGGCGGGAGTAAGAGAGATCCAGCTCCGTGGTAATTCCTCTGTTGAGAGCTGAAGCGAGATGAGGAACAGCCCCAGTACTCAAAAAGCTTCTTTGCAAGCTGGCGGGTGGACAGCACAGTTTAAAGCAACAATCAATGCACTTTGAACATATGAATCAAATGATGTCAATTTTATCTAAACCTGTCTTACACTATCTTGAGTGATAGACTCATAGCTGGAGCCAGGACTTCTGCCATCTCTTCTGTTAGATTCTTTGTATTGTACAGATTCAACGACTTCGTCCCACCAAGGCATGTAACCACATAACTCCAAGGTACACAGTCTTGAAGGGTCAGGCTGCCATAGCTGAGGCCTATTCGTGCTGAGGAGTTGATGATCTCCTTAACCAAGCTCTCATTTTGAGCTTGATGAAGCAGGCGGAAGCATCTATAGTGCTCGTCTGCATTATATCCCTGCAGTGATTCCTCTGAGCTGCTTTTAAACCACTGCTTGAAATCTTTGACCCGATCAGGGTTGAACTCTCCCAGGAAGTTCTCCAGTGGTCTGCGCTGAGTTGGTTCAGAAAGCCCTGAAAGGAAAACATCTAGAAACTTTGTACCATCTTCGTGCTTCTTCAGCATCTTCTCAGCACTCGTATACGTCATCTTGCCcaaaaagaaagacaatgcCAGGATGAACTCCTGGATCAGCTGCGAGTGGAACGAGAGCACACATGTATCAGACTCCATTTCACCATCTATTCGCAGGAAAGTATCAACTGAGGTGAGAAACTGTTGAAAGCCAAAGGAATACATTTGCGCTTTGGTGCAGCTCAAATGCTGCTCAACAGAGCAATGAGAAGCCATCCTGCCGAGGGCCAACACCAGCTCTGTGCCCTCTGCTTGACTCAGCGAGAGTGTCTGGATCAAGCCAACCAGGATATCTACAAACAGCTGAGATAAAGTCTCGGGAAGTTTTCCTCCAGAATCAATAAGAGGCTTGTAAACAGAGCAAACTGTCCAACAAAATCTTGGAGATGTACAGAAATCATAAAAGCCCAGAGACCTCTCCATGTGCATAAGTGCTTTgttggcagcagcagcatctgtaAAGAAGCAGTTTccgaaagcttttctttggggCTTCAGAAACCCTAACACTTTCACCTGAGAACCGCTAAGAAACTTCAGATTCGCCGTTGGCCTGGTGGCCAACACAACTGCAGCTCCTTTCAGCAGAGATCTGTGAAGCAGACTGGCCACTAAACAGTCCACTGAAACTGCCTGGGTCGGGTGAGAGCAGAGGGTGAGCACAGAGGGGTCCAGGCTGTACTTACACTCATTCAGACCATCAAAAACAACCAGCACATCCTCGGGCTTCTGCAGAACCAGATGCATGGACTGAGGAGGGAAATAGTGGTGACAGCGTTGGATTAAGGTTTCTAAAGAGAGTGCATCTTCACAAGCATTTAAGTCCTTGAAACGGAAATGGAAGACATATTCAAAGTTCTGTAGATGTACACCCTTTGCCCAGTCCACAACGAGCTTCTCCACAGTAGTGGTTTTACCTGATCCTTCTGAGCCTATCAGGATAACAGTTTTGTTCTCACCACTCAGGGCTGTGTGGATGGCTTGATCCACGGTGGGCAAGTTTTCCTCTCTCACTTCGCCTTCTGCAGAGAGTGGGGATATGTACTTATTGTCGTTTATGACTCTGAAAGGCAGGTCTCCACCAAGGAGCGTAGGAGTGCCCTTTGACTTCAGGATATGAATTAGCACGGAGTCTTTGTCCATTGCGTTAATCTCTGTATGTATAAACCAGAAGACAGAATTAAACAATTTGGTTAAAGCGTGCAAGAACAGGCAACATATCATCCGTGTCCACTAATAATTTCCAGTGTGTTAAACTACTTACCAGCTGTGACAACTCAGCTCACGTGTTTACAGAAAAGTACAATAAACACAACTAGAAATAGTTGCCTTGGATACggtgcttttggaaaacaaaccaaaacacacgAGCGCAGTGGCTCTTCTGTGGTATactggtagaaaaaaaaaaggaaagaagaagtcACACCCTAACTAATCCCTCAAGCCAGTCCTCTTACGTTGTTTTGGGTTGTATATACGAGACATTACGGTAAGAGAAACTGAGACgcgatttcaaaataaatacattttaataataattttaaataaatacatttttaaatataacaaatTTACTACTATATTAATTCTTAAttacacaaacatttaaaaatgaagattTCTAAAGACTTGTAAAGCCGTAACAAGTAAACTCGATGTTTCCAAATACTAATTTCTCTTTATGAACCGTACACCCTCACGGTGTAAATCAGTGTCAAGTTAAGAACTTTTATTACTTTCTTTGGAATCACATTCACCGGaagattgcttttattttgaaatcatatCTCGGGTTCTCTTACCGTAATACCCAGTATAAAAAATAACGCAAAATAACAGGAGGGCTGCCATGATCGCAGTTAAATAGCGGTTAGCTGAAAGTAGGAAGAGCGCTGTGGGATTTCAAAATGCATCTGTGTCTTACAGATGGCAGAGCTTCGCCAACTCTTCAAAACATTTACCtacttgtgttttttagtttaccGTATGTATTTTGTGCTGCTTAATAGCTAATgtatgtttacttttaaaaaacaaaggtttTCCCCTCTTTATTTTTGTTAGCATGCTTTTCAAATTCACATATCAAAACAAAACCTACATatgtttggaaaaaaatatataaatatacaatataGTATTATGGGTGTTAGAATTACACTGgtgtgtatgggtgtgtgtgctTGAGCTTCAGTGCATTAACTGATGGGTGGACAGTCAACTCCAGGATTTTCTgatagagagcagaattcaaaTTTCCAATTAGCCATCAAGGTCCTGAAGTTCAAGTTTGCTTCATTTTTAGaggcaggtaggtttggatagctttcTCTCTTAATACATGATGTGAAGCATAAAagtgcaacaaaaaacaaaaaaccccaaacaaaactaAAGGGCCCAAATTCTTTTTTCCCTGCACTGTATTTTTAGCTGGCTACTCAAACACAGTCCATCCAGCTTGTGGCACTCGAGTCCACTCAAAGCGGTCTGAGACTTATGTGAAATGCACCAGCTGCACTGAgctgtagttaaaaaaaaaactgtgttgaAATTAGACTTCCCCTTTGCAATAAGCTCTTTCACTTGATTGCGTAATAGGTACAAACTTTAACAAACCGACCTGTTGCAACAGTGTCATCCTGTTACAGTAACACAGCTGAAGTGAGCTCCTTAAAACGACTTGGACTATACCTGTGGCAATGACACTGAAAACACCTCAGTTTAGAGATTTAAAGTTGTGACCCAATATCTTTGGGTCCATCTagtgcatattaaaaaaaatgtaaaagctttGAAGCTATTTTCTCCTTATGATTTATAAGAGACACATCAGAACAACAGCTGTGCAGCAAGATCTAACAATAAAAAGAAtagtttttaatagttattaggAACATCTATAGAGCAAACTAACAAACGTCTTACAGTTGCTGAGTACAATTTGTAATTTAATGTGACAGAATCACAAGGAAACgaaaaacagagacacagatACACATGGCCTTTTGATACAGTGAGGTTACAGCAGTTTGAAAACAGATTAATTTAAGGGTAGTTTTAAGTAGCAATCGGTCAGTTCAGAGCACTGCTGCGTTTTATTTGCCTTCGGTGTATGTCGTGTCCATGGTCTCCACTGTCTTGATGAGAACAGGACCTGACCTTTGTCTCTGCATGGTAACGGGCACAGCTGTGGAGAAGTCGGAAAAGGGCGTCGCTTAGATCTCTGAGATGAAGGCTATTGTTATGATCTCATCTTTATTTGTAAAATACAGTGCTGTACTTACTTCGGTTGGGCACTGTTTGGACACTGAACACTCTTTCAGTGCCATCAACACAGTCGTTACTGG from Astatotilapia calliptera chromosome 20, fAstCal1.2, whole genome shotgun sequence includes these protein-coding regions:
- the LOC113013164 gene encoding NACHT, LRR and PYD domains-containing protein 12, with amino-acid sequence MDKDSVLIHILKSKGTPTLLGGDLPFRVINDNKYISPLSAEGEVREENLPTVDQAIHTALSGENKTVILIGSEGSGKTTTVEKLVVDWAKGVHLQNFEYVFHFRFKDLNACEDALSLETLIQRCHHYFPPQSMHLVLQKPEDVLVVFDGLNECKYSLDPSVLTLCSHPTQAVSVDCLVASLLHRSLLKGAAVVLATRPTANLKFLSGSQVKVLGFLKPQRKAFGNCFFTDAAAANKALMHMERSLGFYDFCTSPRFCWTVCSVYKPLIDSGGKLPETLSQLFVDILVGLIQTLSLSQAEGTELVLALGRMASHCSVEQHLSCTKAQMYSFGFQQFLTSVDTFLRIDGEMESDTCVLSFHSQLIQEFILALSFFLGKMTYTSAEKMLKKHEDGTKFLDVFLSGLSEPTQRRPLENFLGEFNPDRVKDFKQWFKSSSEESLQGYNADEHYRCFRLLHQAQNESLVKEIINSSARIGLSYGSLTLQDCVPWSYVVTCLGGTKSLNLYNTKNLTEEMAEVLAPAMSLSLKIVLQRSFLSTGAVPHLASALNRGITTELDLSYSRLGDEKFKILCTGLRDCKIQELCLQSCNLTEESCEDLVSVLTSGTSQLCLLVMSFNKIEDQGFAKLCDALHSPHCKLQELKLDRCDLTEASMKVFSAALRSGQSELKKVILARNTMDDSGVEALCVSLQHPLCKLQSLNLYTCQLTGACCSHLKEALMSEYCTLSELELSVNELGQEGALLLCQALRRPGCPLEKLGLTRCELTQPVFEELGSVLKSGTSQLKSLSVGLNKVGDQGVKHLWDAVAHPSCLLEELDVEMTQLTNACVEDLCTAIRASKTLKKLEMRNNSLTDASIPALVQVMQDSHGMQEMNLKYNDFSEDLFEMLEKCTKIIY